One Hippoglossus stenolepis isolate QCI-W04-F060 chromosome 22, HSTE1.2, whole genome shotgun sequence DNA segment encodes these proteins:
- the si:ch73-352p4.8 gene encoding cystine/glutamate transporter — protein METTQKKTEGDGKKEVTDEEVVHLRRQIGLLPAVSLIIGSVVGSGIFIAPKGVLMNSGSVGLSLLVWALCGILSLFGALCFAELGTSFTKSGGQYIYLLETLGPLPAFLRLWIEFLFVRPAVAAYVSLAFGRYVVEPFFEPCEPPMGLIRLFSVLGVTFVTVVNCWSVTLAYRTQITLTFVKMFALVLIIVPGFIALGKGHTENFQNGFEVDSLTLDRLPLAFYNGLYAYGGWFYLNCVTEEVINPNRNIPLAITSSMVTVTILYVLTNVAYYTMMTPAELLLSDAVAMTFANRAIQAIAPVIPVLVALSCLGALNGGLFGSPRMLFVGGREGHWPLIFSMIHIRRKTPLPAVMFQYPLAMLMIFNGEIYQLINFVSFSRWFFIALTTLGMLIHRHRYPLLPRPFKVPVVIAVTFTVACFFIVGMSLFSDPFNTGWSCFLTLTGIPVYYVTIHRFRLPKRFRSIFNFCSKQMQILLEVAQQEIQTY, from the exons ATGGAGACGACGcagaagaagacagagggagacgggAAGAAGGAGGTGACAGATGAGGAGGTGGTGCACCTCCGCAGACAGATAGGCCTCCTGCCCGCTGTGTCCTTAATCATCGGGTCGGTGGTGGGCAGCGGCATCTTCATCGCACCCAAGGGCGTCCTGATGAACAGTGGGAGCGTGGGACTCTCTCTGCTGGTGTGGGCGCTGTGCGGGATCCTCTCACTGTTTG GTGCTTTGTGCTTCGCTGAACTGGGCACCAGTTTCACAAAGTCAGGGGGTCAATACATCTACCTGCTGGAGACTCTGGGGCCGCTGCCTGCCTTCCTGCGCCTCTGGATAGAGTTCTTATTCGTCAG ACCGGCCGTGGCTGCCTACGTGTCGCTGGCGTTCGGCCGCTACGTGGTGGAGCCCTTCTTTGAGCCGTGCGAGCCTCCCATGGGGCTCATCAGACTTTTCAGCGTCCtcggagtga CTTTCGTCACGGTGGTCAACTGCTGGAGTGTGACCCTCGCCTATCGCACCCAGATCACCTTGACCTTCGTTAAAATGTTTGCTCTGGTGCTCATCATCGTCCCTGGTTTCATCGCATTAGGCAAAG gaCACACAGAGAACTTCCAGAACGGGTTTGAGGTCGACTCATTAACATTGGACAGGCTGCCGTTGGCCTTCTATAACGGCCTATATGCCTATGGTGGATG GTTTTATCTGAACTGTGTCACAGAAGAGGTCATTAACCCAAACAG AAACATCCCGCTGGCCATAACCAGCTCCATGGTGACAGTGACGATCCTGTACGTGCTCACCAACGTGGCCTACTACACCATGATGACGCCCGCTGAGCTCCTGCTGTCTGACGCTGTGGCCATG acgTTTGCCAACCGCGCCATCCAGGCGATTGCTCCTGTGATCCCAGTCCTCGTGGCCCTGTCGTGCCTCGGAGCTCTCAACGGGGGCTTGTTTGGATCACCAAG gatGCTGTTTGTGGGAGGCAGGGAGGGCCACTGGCCGCTGATCTTTTCCATGATTCACATCCGCAGGAAGACGCCTTTGCCTGCTGTGATGTTTCAG TACCCCTTGGCGATGTTGATGATATTCAACGGAGAGATCTACCAGCTCATCAACTTCGTCTCCTTCTCTCGCTGGTTCTTCATCGCCCTGACAACCCTGGGGATGCTCATCCATCGCCACCGCTACCCTCTCCTCCCGAGACCCTTCAAG GTGCCCGTGGTCATCGCAGTCACCTTCACGGTGGCTTGTTTCTTCATCGTGGGCATGTCTCTGTTTTCTGACCCCTTCAACACCGGCTGGAGCTGCTTTCTCACACTGACCGGAATCCCAGTTTACTACGTGACCATCCACCGCTTCCGTCTGCCCAAGAGGTTTAGAAGCATCTTCA ATTTCTGCAGCAAGCAGATGCAGATCCTTCTGGAAGTGGCTCAACAGGAAATCCAGACATACTGA
- the foxm1 gene encoding forkhead box protein M1 isoform X1: MSPTRTNKLIPVKNKRLFSDLLTMRRSPRRPLILKRRKLPFQQNDATTAAGSQSQLAASGSEESTKPDVTRCFPDGIRIMNHPSMSDTQVVVIPKTADLQSVIGALTAKGKECGAQGPNKFILLSESGSCNNGSFCQAAAEVDGVSTIRADGQPVKVETMRKPPGAKPLTGIKSLNKELECRPLDESLTNIQWLGRMSPSTLEPAPPKQVTGKENRDQDVQALQAQDKPAEEEAVQQPTSERPPYSYMAMIQFAINSQKNRRMTLKEIYTWIEEHFPYFREVAKPGWKNSIRHNLSLHDMFIRDTSPDGKVSFWTIRPEANRCLTLDQVYRPGCDPMTAPVHVPMLLFPHQQQKKVLPDARKTQTGSERKMKPLLPRTDSYLVPIQLPVTSSVYLPSSSAPFLLSSSQQKRNISRGTKRVRIAPKVEKSDAPAVVLFPEKSDGYQREIKQEPVCVPIKCETPKAPPRRQASSSRRKQRLIRSVHEEPVLLCPDNTFFDSGVASDASMFHDMQDTTVDEQKPDQHTPEREFSFKTPIKSNSQLTSSTPSKPPSNAAPEPWKVTPVGKGRQDVLDFSPIRTPGGPAVTPRHDYNSFSFSSTPFKDWPLFNSPRELLNSAPSRVTEPSDSPTDGPQSSCSRELLQAGGGTPTNRSITEGLVLDTMNDSLSKILVDISFSCLDDDDLGMANISWSEYIPQFK, encoded by the exons AATTCCAGTAAAGAACAAGCGGCTTTTCAGTGATCTGCTGACCATGAGACGGAGCCCAAGGAGACCCCTGATCCTCAAAAGAAGGAAGCTGCCGTTTCAGCAAAATGACGCGACAACCGCAGCTGGATCGCAAAGCCAGTTGGCTGCGTCCGGCTCAGAAGAATCCACGAAACCGGACGTGACTCGGTGCTTCCCCGATGGGATCCGCATCATGAATCACCCCTCCATGTCTGACACTCAGGTGGTCGTCATTCCCAAGACAGCTGACCTGCAAAGTGTCATCGGGGCCCTCACTGCCAAAGGCAAAGAGTGTGGCGCCCAGGGACCTAACAAGTTCATCCTTCTGAGTGAGAGCGGCAGCTGCAACAATGGATCCTTTTgtcaggctgctgctgaagtGGATGGCGTCTCTACGATAAGAGCAGACGGACAACCAGTGAAAGTGGAAACTATGCGCAAGCCCCCTGGCGCTAAACCGCTCACTGGAATTAAATCAT tGAACAAGGAGCTGGAGTGTCGCCCTTTAGACGAAAGCCTCACCAACATTCAGTGGCTGGGCAGAATGAGCCCATCTACCCtggaaccagctcctcccaaGCAGGTGACCGGCAAAGAGAACCGCGACCAAGATGTACAAGCTCTTCAG GCACAGGATAAACCAGCCGAGGAAGAAGCTGTTCAACAACCCACGTCAGAGAGGCCACCATACTCCTACATGGCCATGATCCAGTTTGCCATCAACAGTCAAAAGAACAGAAGGATGACACTGAAAGAGATTTACACTTGGATCGAGGAGCACTTCCCTTACTTTAGAGAGGTGGCCAAACCAGGATGGAAG AATTCCATTCGCCATAACCTCTCTCTGCACGACATGTTCATTCGTGACACGTCCCCGGACGGTAAAGTTTCTTTCTGGACCATCCGGCCCGAGGCGAATCGATGTCTCACTCTGGATCAGGTTTACAGG CCGGGTTGTGACCCAATGACTGCTCCTGTCCACGTGCCAATGCTTTTATTTCCCCATCAA caACAAAAGAAGGTGCTTCCTGATGcaagaaagacacaaactgGCTCTG agagaaagatgaaaccTCTCCTCCCTCGAACCGACTCGTACTTGGTCCCGATCCAGCTCCCCGTCACCTCCTCCGTCTACCTGCCGTCCTCCTCGGCCCCGTTTCTCCTGTCGTCCTCGCAGCAGAAAAGGAACATTTCACGAGGAACCAAGAGAGTGCGGATAGCCCCTAAG GTGGAAAAAAGTGATGCTCCAGCTGTGGTTCTGTTTCCTGAGAAGAGCGATGGCTATCAGAGGGAGATAAAGCAGGAGCCAGTATGCGTTCCGATTAAATGCGAGACTCCCAAAGCCCCTCCGAGGAGACAGGCCAGCAGCTCCAGGCGTAAACAGCGTCTGATTCGCTCTGTGCACGAGGAGcccgtcctcctctgtcctgaCAACACTTTCTTTGACTCTGGCGTCGCCTCCGATGCCTCCATGTTCCACGACATGCAAGACACTACGGTGGACGAGCAGAAGCCTGATCAGCACACCCCCGAACGGGAGTTCTCCTTCAAGACCCCCATAAAGAGTAACAGCCaactgacctcctccacccccagCAAGCCCCCTTCTAACGCCGCACCCGAGCCCTGGAAGGTGACCCCTGTGGGGAAAGGGCGCCAGGACGTCCTGGATTTCAGCCCCATCCGCACACCGGGGGGTCCCGCCGTCACCCCCCGCCACGACTACAACTCGTTCAGTTTCAGCAGCACCCCATTTAAAGACTGGCCTCTGTTTAACTCCCCCAGAGAGCTGCTCAACTCCGCTCCCTCCAGAGTCACGGAACCATCTGACTCTCCCACCGACGGCCCCCAGAGCAGCTGCTCCAGAGAGCTGCTCCAGGCAGGAGGTGGCACCCCCACTAACCGCTCCATCACAGAGGGTCTCGTCCTGGATACCATGAACGACAGCCTGAGCAAGATACTGGTGGACATTAGCTTCTCCTGTCTGGACGATGACGACCTGGGTATGGCCAACATCAGCTGGTCCGAGTACATTCCACAGTTTAAGTAG
- the foxm1 gene encoding forkhead box protein M1 isoform X2, with product MRRSPRRPLILKRRKLPFQQNDATTAAGSQSQLAASGSEESTKPDVTRCFPDGIRIMNHPSMSDTQVVVIPKTADLQSVIGALTAKGKECGAQGPNKFILLSESGSCNNGSFCQAAAEVDGVSTIRADGQPVKVETMRKPPGAKPLTGIKSLNKELECRPLDESLTNIQWLGRMSPSTLEPAPPKQVTGKENRDQDVQALQAQDKPAEEEAVQQPTSERPPYSYMAMIQFAINSQKNRRMTLKEIYTWIEEHFPYFREVAKPGWKNSIRHNLSLHDMFIRDTSPDGKVSFWTIRPEANRCLTLDQVYRPGCDPMTAPVHVPMLLFPHQQQKKVLPDARKTQTGSERKMKPLLPRTDSYLVPIQLPVTSSVYLPSSSAPFLLSSSQQKRNISRGTKRVRIAPKVEKSDAPAVVLFPEKSDGYQREIKQEPVCVPIKCETPKAPPRRQASSSRRKQRLIRSVHEEPVLLCPDNTFFDSGVASDASMFHDMQDTTVDEQKPDQHTPEREFSFKTPIKSNSQLTSSTPSKPPSNAAPEPWKVTPVGKGRQDVLDFSPIRTPGGPAVTPRHDYNSFSFSSTPFKDWPLFNSPRELLNSAPSRVTEPSDSPTDGPQSSCSRELLQAGGGTPTNRSITEGLVLDTMNDSLSKILVDISFSCLDDDDLGMANISWSEYIPQFK from the exons ATGAGACGGAGCCCAAGGAGACCCCTGATCCTCAAAAGAAGGAAGCTGCCGTTTCAGCAAAATGACGCGACAACCGCAGCTGGATCGCAAAGCCAGTTGGCTGCGTCCGGCTCAGAAGAATCCACGAAACCGGACGTGACTCGGTGCTTCCCCGATGGGATCCGCATCATGAATCACCCCTCCATGTCTGACACTCAGGTGGTCGTCATTCCCAAGACAGCTGACCTGCAAAGTGTCATCGGGGCCCTCACTGCCAAAGGCAAAGAGTGTGGCGCCCAGGGACCTAACAAGTTCATCCTTCTGAGTGAGAGCGGCAGCTGCAACAATGGATCCTTTTgtcaggctgctgctgaagtGGATGGCGTCTCTACGATAAGAGCAGACGGACAACCAGTGAAAGTGGAAACTATGCGCAAGCCCCCTGGCGCTAAACCGCTCACTGGAATTAAATCAT tGAACAAGGAGCTGGAGTGTCGCCCTTTAGACGAAAGCCTCACCAACATTCAGTGGCTGGGCAGAATGAGCCCATCTACCCtggaaccagctcctcccaaGCAGGTGACCGGCAAAGAGAACCGCGACCAAGATGTACAAGCTCTTCAG GCACAGGATAAACCAGCCGAGGAAGAAGCTGTTCAACAACCCACGTCAGAGAGGCCACCATACTCCTACATGGCCATGATCCAGTTTGCCATCAACAGTCAAAAGAACAGAAGGATGACACTGAAAGAGATTTACACTTGGATCGAGGAGCACTTCCCTTACTTTAGAGAGGTGGCCAAACCAGGATGGAAG AATTCCATTCGCCATAACCTCTCTCTGCACGACATGTTCATTCGTGACACGTCCCCGGACGGTAAAGTTTCTTTCTGGACCATCCGGCCCGAGGCGAATCGATGTCTCACTCTGGATCAGGTTTACAGG CCGGGTTGTGACCCAATGACTGCTCCTGTCCACGTGCCAATGCTTTTATTTCCCCATCAA caACAAAAGAAGGTGCTTCCTGATGcaagaaagacacaaactgGCTCTG agagaaagatgaaaccTCTCCTCCCTCGAACCGACTCGTACTTGGTCCCGATCCAGCTCCCCGTCACCTCCTCCGTCTACCTGCCGTCCTCCTCGGCCCCGTTTCTCCTGTCGTCCTCGCAGCAGAAAAGGAACATTTCACGAGGAACCAAGAGAGTGCGGATAGCCCCTAAG GTGGAAAAAAGTGATGCTCCAGCTGTGGTTCTGTTTCCTGAGAAGAGCGATGGCTATCAGAGGGAGATAAAGCAGGAGCCAGTATGCGTTCCGATTAAATGCGAGACTCCCAAAGCCCCTCCGAGGAGACAGGCCAGCAGCTCCAGGCGTAAACAGCGTCTGATTCGCTCTGTGCACGAGGAGcccgtcctcctctgtcctgaCAACACTTTCTTTGACTCTGGCGTCGCCTCCGATGCCTCCATGTTCCACGACATGCAAGACACTACGGTGGACGAGCAGAAGCCTGATCAGCACACCCCCGAACGGGAGTTCTCCTTCAAGACCCCCATAAAGAGTAACAGCCaactgacctcctccacccccagCAAGCCCCCTTCTAACGCCGCACCCGAGCCCTGGAAGGTGACCCCTGTGGGGAAAGGGCGCCAGGACGTCCTGGATTTCAGCCCCATCCGCACACCGGGGGGTCCCGCCGTCACCCCCCGCCACGACTACAACTCGTTCAGTTTCAGCAGCACCCCATTTAAAGACTGGCCTCTGTTTAACTCCCCCAGAGAGCTGCTCAACTCCGCTCCCTCCAGAGTCACGGAACCATCTGACTCTCCCACCGACGGCCCCCAGAGCAGCTGCTCCAGAGAGCTGCTCCAGGCAGGAGGTGGCACCCCCACTAACCGCTCCATCACAGAGGGTCTCGTCCTGGATACCATGAACGACAGCCTGAGCAAGATACTGGTGGACATTAGCTTCTCCTGTCTGGACGATGACGACCTGGGTATGGCCAACATCAGCTGGTCCGAGTACATTCCACAGTTTAAGTAG
- the rhno1 gene encoding RAD9, HUS1, RAD1-interacting nuclear orphan protein 1 isoform X1, which yields MTCNDACVVRKEPNKASNTGKPPLLFLERPLKGARLQNVPDVRAALEPKEFFTETRAQSSSTLNSWVNPQFDPSLVAAPPARRGRRKCQSTTSILDRCSQLSRKSSVCKFPSLSFQTRSRDHQPKSTRAKKATDSAAVPDEGNQPHRSCRIKKAVSNAQHVQTPKRQLASIRKKKVERFSDSAASSSRCVDQAEASSIRGEKCRIPANTLTPDSHEFSSVGPPPDVDTPTLIQEGSSPSSPSLHMLVAQSCSPPSNQPPDILVADTPERDYGLKVTWRKRKDLMLMLKTRGLLSDSDVLIHS from the exons atGACATGTAATGACGCATGTGTCGTACGCAAGGAACCAAATAAAG CCTCAAACACAGGGAAGCCTCCATTGCTGTTTCTGGAGCGACCACTGAAAGGAGCCAGACTCCAAAATGTGCCGGATGTGCGAGCAGCTCTTGAACCCAAAGAGTTCTTCACAGAGACTCGAGCACAGAGCAGCTCCACTCTTAATTCGTGG GTAAACCCACAATTTGACCCATCACTCGTGGCTGCACCTCCAgcaagaagagggaggaggaaatgtcagTCTACCACGAGCATCCTTGACCGTTGCAGTCAGCTGTCCAGGAAAAGCAGTGTGTGCAAATTCCCCTCATTATCGTTCCAGACGAGGTCAAGAGACCATCAACCGAAGAGCACACGTGCAAAGAAAGCCACAGATTCGGCTGCTGTGCCTGATGAGGGAAATCAGCCACACAGATCATGCCGAATCAAAAAGGCGGTTTCAAATGCACAGCACGTACAGACGCCAAAGAGACAGTTGGCCTCAATTAGGAAAAAGAAGGTGGAGAGATTTTCTGACAGTGCTGCATCCTCCAGCAGATGTGTTGACCAAGCTGAAGCCTCATCTATTCGAGGGGAGAAATGCAGAATTCCAGCAAATACTTTAACACCTGACTCCCATGAGTTTAGCAGTGTCGGTCCACCACCAGATGTGGACACTCCGACACTAATACAAGAGGGGAGCAgtccctcttccccctccttACACATGCTAGTGGCTCAATCATGTTCACCGCCAAGTAATCAGCCACCAGACATTTTGGTGGCAGACACACCAGAGAGGGATTATGGGTTGAAGGTGACATGGAGGAAGCGGAAGGATCTGATGTTGATGTTAAAAACGCGAGGTCTTCTCTCTGATTCAGATGTGCTCATTCACAGCTGA
- the rhno1 gene encoding RAD9, HUS1, RAD1-interacting nuclear orphan protein 1 isoform X2, translated as MPRKASNTGKPPLLFLERPLKGARLQNVPDVRAALEPKEFFTETRAQSSSTLNSWVNPQFDPSLVAAPPARRGRRKCQSTTSILDRCSQLSRKSSVCKFPSLSFQTRSRDHQPKSTRAKKATDSAAVPDEGNQPHRSCRIKKAVSNAQHVQTPKRQLASIRKKKVERFSDSAASSSRCVDQAEASSIRGEKCRIPANTLTPDSHEFSSVGPPPDVDTPTLIQEGSSPSSPSLHMLVAQSCSPPSNQPPDILVADTPERDYGLKVTWRKRKDLMLMLKTRGLLSDSDVLIHS; from the exons ATGCCCCGTAAAGCCTCAAACACAGGGAAGCCTCCATTGCTGTTTCTGGAGCGACCACTGAAAGGAGCCAGACTCCAAAATGTGCCGGATGTGCGAGCAGCTCTTGAACCCAAAGAGTTCTTCACAGAGACTCGAGCACAGAGCAGCTCCACTCTTAATTCGTGG GTAAACCCACAATTTGACCCATCACTCGTGGCTGCACCTCCAgcaagaagagggaggaggaaatgtcagTCTACCACGAGCATCCTTGACCGTTGCAGTCAGCTGTCCAGGAAAAGCAGTGTGTGCAAATTCCCCTCATTATCGTTCCAGACGAGGTCAAGAGACCATCAACCGAAGAGCACACGTGCAAAGAAAGCCACAGATTCGGCTGCTGTGCCTGATGAGGGAAATCAGCCACACAGATCATGCCGAATCAAAAAGGCGGTTTCAAATGCACAGCACGTACAGACGCCAAAGAGACAGTTGGCCTCAATTAGGAAAAAGAAGGTGGAGAGATTTTCTGACAGTGCTGCATCCTCCAGCAGATGTGTTGACCAAGCTGAAGCCTCATCTATTCGAGGGGAGAAATGCAGAATTCCAGCAAATACTTTAACACCTGACTCCCATGAGTTTAGCAGTGTCGGTCCACCACCAGATGTGGACACTCCGACACTAATACAAGAGGGGAGCAgtccctcttccccctccttACACATGCTAGTGGCTCAATCATGTTCACCGCCAAGTAATCAGCCACCAGACATTTTGGTGGCAGACACACCAGAGAGGGATTATGGGTTGAAGGTGACATGGAGGAAGCGGAAGGATCTGATGTTGATGTTAAAAACGCGAGGTCTTCTCTCTGATTCAGATGTGCTCATTCACAGCTGA